From the Streptococcus sp. 29887 genome, one window contains:
- a CDS encoding ISL3 family transposase — MEQLNLITNLLRIKDKNITISNEYDMGTHLELHGHLDYTAPKCPSCKGQMAKYDFQKPSKIPYLETAGYPLLIRLRKRRFKCKDCRKIAVAETPLVKKNHQISVAVNQKIAQLLIENQAMTHIAHRLSISTSSVMRKLNEFKFETDWNTLPEVMSWDEYAFKKGKMSFIAQDFNSLNVITILDGRTQATIRNHFLRYPRKVRNQVKVITMDMFSPYYKLARQLFPNTKIVLDRFHIVQHLSRAMNRVRILIMNQFDRKSQEYRSLKRYWKLIQQDSRKLSDKRFYRPMFRMHLTNKEILEKLLSFSEELRQHYELYQLLLFHFQEKNSDHFFDLIEQEIANVNPIFQTVFKTFLKDKEKVLNAMELPYSNAKLEATNNLIKVIKRNAFGFRNFENFKKRILIALNIKKERTNFVLSRC; from the coding sequence ATGGAACAACTAAATCTTATCACAAATCTTCTCAGAATTAAAGACAAAAATATCACTATCTCTAATGAATATGATATGGGAACTCACTTAGAACTTCATGGTCATTTGGATTATACAGCCCCTAAATGTCCCTCCTGCAAGGGACAAATGGCAAAATACGACTTCCAAAAACCCTCCAAAATTCCCTACCTAGAAACTGCTGGTTATCCCTTGCTTATCCGACTTAGAAAGCGTCGCTTCAAGTGTAAAGATTGCAGAAAAATAGCGGTCGCTGAAACTCCTCTTGTCAAGAAGAACCACCAAATCTCCGTCGCTGTTAACCAGAAGATTGCTCAATTACTCATCGAAAATCAAGCAATGACACATATTGCACACAGGCTATCTATCTCAACCTCATCAGTTATGAGAAAGCTTAATGAGTTCAAGTTTGAAACAGATTGGAATACCTTACCTGAGGTGATGAGCTGGGATGAGTATGCCTTCAAAAAGGGGAAAATGAGCTTTATCGCTCAAGATTTCAACTCCCTAAATGTCATAACTATTCTAGACGGAAGAACACAAGCAACCATCCGAAACCACTTTCTACGCTATCCTAGAAAGGTTAGAAATCAAGTCAAAGTCATTACCATGGATATGTTTAGTCCTTACTACAAATTGGCTAGACAGCTATTTCCAAACACCAAGATTGTTCTGGACCGCTTTCACATTGTGCAGCACCTTAGCCGTGCTATGAACCGCGTTCGTATTCTAATTATGAATCAATTCGACAGAAAATCGCAGGAATACCGGTCCTTGAAACGCTACTGGAAATTGATACAACAAGATAGCCGTAAACTCAGCGATAAACGATTTTATCGCCCTATGTTTCGCATGCACTTGACTAACAAGGAAATCCTAGAAAAACTACTGTCTTTTTCAGAGGAACTACGACAGCACTATGAACTCTATCAGCTTCTCTTGTTCCATTTCCAAGAGAAAAACTCAGATCATTTCTTTGACCTTATCGAACAGGAAATAGCCAATGTTAATCCTATTTTCCAGACGGTATTTAAGACATTTCTAAAGGATAAAGAAAAGGTTTTAAACGCCATGGAATTGCCTTATTCGAACGCCAAACTGGAAGCTACCAACAATCTCATCAAAGTCATTAAAAGAAATGCCTTTGGTTTCAGGAACTTTGAAAATTTTAAAAAACGTATTTTGATTGCTTTGAACATAAAGAAAGAGAGAACGAACTTCGTCCTCTCTAGGTGTTAG
- a CDS encoding S1 RNA-binding domain-containing protein, producing MRIGDKIKGTVSGIQPYGAFVDLENGTTGLIHISEIKTGFVDNIYDHVKIGQEVLVQVVDFDEYTEKASLSIRTLEEEQQKIPRHHRFTNERNKIGFSPLAKSLPRWIQEAKEYLKEQKEKKV from the coding sequence ATGAGGATTGGAGATAAGATCAAGGGAACGGTATCGGGAATTCAACCTTACGGAGCCTTTGTAGACTTAGAAAATGGCACGACAGGTTTGATTCATATTTCCGAAATCAAGACAGGTTTTGTGGATAACATCTACGACCATGTCAAGATTGGTCAAGAGGTCTTGGTACAGGTGGTTGATTTTGATGAATACACAGAAAAAGCCAGCCTATCTATCCGAACGCTTGAAGAAGAACAGCAAAAAATTCCTCGACACCACAGATTTACCAATGAACGAAATAAAATCGGCTTTAGTCCGTTGGCTAAAAGTCTTCCGAGATGGATCCAGGAAGCTAAAGAATACCTCAAAGAACAAAAAGAAAAGAAGGTTTAG
- the cysK gene encoding cysteine synthase A, giving the protein MAIYQNITQLVGKTPIIKLNNIVPEGAADVYVKLEAFNPGSSVKDRIALAMIEDAEKAGTIKPGDTIVEPTSGNTGIGLAWVGAAKGYKVIIVMPETMSIERRKIIQAYGAELVLTPGSEGMKGAIAKAKEIAEEKNGWVPFQFANPSNPKVHEDTTGQEILEDFGATGLDAFVSGVGTGGTVSGVSHVLKAANPNISIYAVEADESAVLSGEAPGPHKIQGISAGFIPDTLDTAAYDGIIRVKSDDALATGRAIGGQEGFLVGISSGAAIHAAIEVAKELGAGKKVLAILADNGERYLSTALYEFGLYNICSG; this is encoded by the coding sequence AGTTGGAAAAACGCCAATTATCAAGCTCAATAATATTGTTCCTGAGGGAGCAGCGGATGTCTATGTTAAGTTAGAAGCCTTTAACCCAGGTTCTTCTGTCAAAGACCGTATCGCCTTGGCGATGATTGAAGATGCTGAAAAGGCTGGTACTATCAAGCCTGGCGACACTATCGTTGAGCCAACCAGTGGTAATACTGGTATCGGACTTGCATGGGTTGGTGCAGCTAAGGGCTACAAGGTGATTATTGTTATGCCTGAAACCATGAGTATTGAGCGTCGCAAGATTATTCAGGCCTATGGTGCTGAACTTGTCTTGACACCTGGTAGTGAAGGTATGAAGGGTGCCATCGCCAAGGCAAAAGAAATTGCCGAAGAGAAAAATGGCTGGGTTCCGTTCCAGTTTGCCAATCCATCCAATCCAAAAGTTCATGAAGATACAACAGGACAGGAAATTTTGGAAGACTTTGGTGCAACAGGTCTGGATGCCTTTGTATCAGGCGTCGGTACCGGTGGTACCGTATCAGGTGTTTCGCATGTTTTGAAAGCGGCTAACCCAAACATTTCCATCTATGCCGTAGAAGCTGACGAGTCCGCTGTGCTGTCTGGTGAAGCTCCTGGACCTCACAAAATCCAAGGAATTTCAGCTGGTTTCATCCCTGATACCTTAGATACGGCCGCTTACGACGGTATTATCCGTGTCAAATCTGATGATGCTCTGGCTACTGGTCGTGCAATCGGTGGACAGGAAGGATTCCTTGTTGGTATTTCATCTGGTGCAGCTATCCACGCAGCTATCGAAGTTGCGAAAGAATTGGGTGCTGGTAAAAAAGTATTGGCTATCTTGGCAGATAACGGGGAGCGTTACTTATCTACTGCCCTTTATGAATTTGGGCTCTATAATATCTGTAGTGGGTAA